Proteins encoded in a region of the Halosimplex halophilum genome:
- the thpR gene encoding RNA 2',3'-cyclic phosphodiesterase translates to MGKRLFVSVDLDGLADEVAAVQERLEGASGLNFTEPEQAHVTLKFLGDTDADRVDDLADELAAAVDDAGVDPFEAEFGGLGVFPSLDYISVVWVGTRSGGEALTGLHEAVEERTTAMGFDAEDHEFTPHVTIARMEHAGGKERVQETVREDDPDVGTLAVEEIRLKESVLGPDGPTYDTVERFPL, encoded by the coding sequence ATGGGCAAACGACTGTTCGTCAGCGTCGACCTCGACGGGCTGGCCGACGAGGTGGCGGCCGTCCAGGAGCGACTCGAAGGGGCGTCCGGGTTGAACTTTACCGAGCCCGAGCAGGCTCACGTCACGCTGAAGTTCCTCGGCGACACCGACGCCGACCGGGTCGACGACCTCGCCGACGAGCTCGCGGCGGCGGTCGACGACGCCGGCGTCGACCCCTTCGAGGCCGAGTTCGGCGGGCTGGGCGTGTTCCCGAGTCTCGACTACATCAGCGTCGTCTGGGTCGGGACCCGCTCGGGCGGCGAGGCGCTGACCGGGCTCCACGAGGCCGTCGAGGAGCGGACGACGGCGATGGGCTTCGACGCCGAGGACCACGAGTTCACCCCCCACGTCACGATAGCGCGGATGGAACACGCGGGCGGGAAGGAGCGAGTGCAGGAGACGGTCCGCGAGGACGACCCCGACGTGGGGACGCTCGCGGTCGAGGAGATCAGGTTGAAAGAGAGCGTGCTGGGGCCCGACGGGCCGACCTACGACACCGTCGAGCGGTTCCCGCTGTAG
- a CDS encoding rhomboid family intramembrane serine protease: protein MSRSPTLTLVAVFVVVFLVQRAVALLQIPFAFALAPPVGARPWTLVTSVYAHLSVGHLLANVAVLLLVGLYLERRTSRLRFHAFFLATGALSGLVQVWVSDLLGPGVAVLGASGGIAGLVGYVLAGNRMSDTLLDKTPLSPRAQLGAFVVVAGAVTVATAGPGVALVAHFAGLLIGLVAGRLHLLRPSGPA from the coding sequence GTGTCCCGCAGTCCGACGCTGACACTGGTCGCCGTCTTCGTCGTCGTCTTCCTCGTCCAGCGCGCCGTGGCGCTGCTGCAGATTCCCTTCGCGTTCGCGCTCGCGCCCCCCGTCGGCGCCCGGCCGTGGACGCTCGTCACGAGCGTCTACGCCCACCTCTCGGTCGGCCACTTGCTGGCCAACGTCGCCGTCCTCCTGCTGGTCGGTCTGTACCTCGAACGCCGGACCTCCCGGCTGCGCTTCCACGCCTTCTTCCTCGCCACCGGCGCGCTCTCCGGGCTCGTCCAGGTGTGGGTCAGCGACCTGCTCGGCCCCGGCGTCGCCGTGCTGGGCGCCAGCGGCGGCATCGCCGGGCTGGTCGGGTACGTGCTGGCGGGCAACCGCATGAGCGACACGCTACTGGACAAGACGCCGCTCAGCCCGCGGGCCCAGCTCGGTGCGTTCGTCGTCGTCGCCGGCGCCGTCACCGTCGCCACCGCCGGCCCCGGCGTCGCCCTGGTCGCTCACTTCGCCGGGCTGCTGATCGGGCTCGTCGCGGGTCGACTGCACCTGTTGCGGCCGTCCGGGCCGGCCTGA